In the Chlorobium limicola DSM 245 genome, one interval contains:
- a CDS encoding Mu transposase domain-containing protein, whose translation MEKQHLRPFEPLPYPISGPVGKEYHVRKDNTISYRGNFYSLPVGTYAGPGTLVVLEVRQNTLCLYAHDGRLLANHPIKSGKGTVVVNNHHRRDTSAKRRELQDSLKPLFTNQEQAELFLESIHNRYPRYSRDQFLAGTQYHQRMPAEADR comes from the coding sequence GTGGAAAAACAGCATCTTCGTCCTTTTGAGCCCTTACCCTATCCGATTTCCGGGCCTGTCGGTAAAGAGTACCATGTACGCAAAGACAACACAATCTCGTATCGAGGGAATTTCTATAGCCTGCCGGTCGGCACCTATGCAGGGCCGGGGACACTGGTTGTGCTGGAAGTCAGGCAGAACACCCTTTGTCTCTATGCTCATGACGGCAGGTTGCTGGCCAATCACCCGATTAAGAGCGGCAAAGGTACCGTGGTGGTCAACAACCACCACCGACGCGATACTTCCGCCAAACGGCGAGAGTTGCAGGACTCGCTCAAGCCGCTTTTCACCAATCAGGAACAGGCGGAACTGTTTCTTGAAAGCATCCACAACCGTTATCCCCGGTACAGTCGGGACCAGTTCCTGGCAGGTACGCAATACCATCAGCGGATGCCGGCAGAAGCTGATAGATGA
- a CDS encoding ATP-binding protein, protein MERTITTIQEHARELNLTGLAGSVDLLLEEARKSEPSYSDFALTLLETEISCRRKAHLERRRKAANLPLLHDLDHYDSGVQNGISQVQLRQLRQLLWLDQNYNLILIGPSGTGKSYLAGGLCHEALKLGYHALFRTMDELIQTIRFKDVTTAAAREYKRLVHAHLLVIDDIMMCPD, encoded by the coding sequence ATGGAAAGAACCATTACCACCATACAGGAACACGCCCGGGAACTCAACCTCACCGGGCTGGCAGGAAGCGTAGATCTCCTGCTCGAAGAAGCGCGCAAAAGCGAACCATCCTATAGCGATTTTGCGCTGACCCTGCTCGAAACTGAAATCTCCTGCCGACGGAAAGCTCATCTTGAACGGCGCCGGAAAGCAGCCAACCTGCCGTTGCTCCATGACCTTGATCATTATGACTCGGGAGTGCAGAACGGGATCAGCCAAGTCCAGCTCCGGCAGTTACGGCAACTCCTCTGGCTCGACCAGAACTACAACCTGATCCTTATCGGGCCAAGCGGCACCGGCAAAAGCTATCTTGCCGGCGGGCTCTGCCATGAAGCCCTCAAACTCGGTTATCACGCACTGTTCCGGACTATGGATGAACTCATCCAGACCATCAGGTTCAAAGATGTTACAACGGCGGCTGCAAGGGAGTACAAGCGATTAGTGCATGCGCACCTGCTGGTTATCGACGATATCATGATGTGTCCCGATTGA
- a CDS encoding ATP-binding protein, with the protein MHEQTSFIITTNKNPKEWAEMLGDEVLATALLDRLLYKCEVIKLTGKSYRLEHRTTIFEQQQPAEGGATRKKSNYRFKKS; encoded by the coding sequence CTGCATGAACAGACATCATTCATCATTACCACCAACAAAAATCCGAAAGAGTGGGCAGAGATGCTTGGCGACGAGGTTCTTGCTACGGCGCTGCTTGATCGGCTGCTCTACAAATGCGAAGTCATCAAACTTACCGGTAAAAGCTACCGGCTCGAACACCGTACAACCATCTTCGAACAACAGCAACCGGCGGAAGGAGGCGCCACACGCAAAAAAAGCAACTATCGCTTCAAAAAGTCGTAG